A window from Ureaplasma parvum serovar 3 str. ATCC 27815 encodes these proteins:
- the ybeY gene encoding rRNA maturation RNase YbeY — MHFLITNEVKKIFNDKLYSQRFKQITDLVSTKLNIDKKRFFECHFVDEKTIQEINKNYRNKDYITDVISFAFDDGEIITPLLGEMYICYQKVVDQASQFAHSFERELCFLFTHGLLHLLGYDHIKIEDEKIMFALQDEILNELKITRNINGARND; from the coding sequence ATGCATTTTTTAATAACGAATGAAGTTAAAAAAATCTTTAATGATAAATTATATTCACAGCGTTTTAAACAAATAACCGATTTGGTCTCCACAAAATTAAATATTGATAAAAAGCGATTTTTTGAATGTCATTTTGTTGATGAAAAAACGATACAAGAAATTAATAAAAACTATCGTAATAAAGACTATATTACAGATGTTATTAGTTTTGCATTTGATGATGGCGAAATTATTACTCCTTTATTGGGAGAAATGTACATTTGCTATCAAAAGGTTGTTGATCAAGCAAGTCAATTTGCTCATTCATTCGAACGTGAACTATGCTTTTTATTTACACATGGTTTACTTCATTTATTAGGTTATGATCATATAAAAATTGAAGATGAAAAAATTATGTTTGCTTTACAAGATGAAATTTTAAATGAATTAAAAATTACAAGAAATATAAATGGTGCTAGAAATGATTAA
- the era gene encoding GTPase Era, with amino-acid sequence MIKKYGIVAIVGKPNVGKSTLINAIMKKKVSIISNKPQTTRNAVKEIYEDDESAIIFTDTPGFHEPSNKLDLFLNHEIEISYKEANVILFVTTMDKELDANDFEIINLIKEANKENIILVISKAEMAKNQDQIDERIHFLKKHIAFKDVVQISALHVINIDKLINTIKNYLHKDVVTDYFRQKAEKEDKFVITEIIREQCLLNLNHEVPHGVGVEIDESKYNQEANHWIIKASIIIEKNSHKPIIIGQNGTMIKKISMGARKQLHEIYDCHISLTIFVKVENNWRDNNNIIKSLGYKIKK; translated from the coding sequence ATGATTAAAAAATACGGAATCGTAGCTATTGTTGGAAAACCAAATGTTGGTAAATCAACATTAATCAATGCGATTATGAAAAAAAAAGTCTCAATCATTTCAAATAAGCCGCAAACAACACGCAATGCTGTTAAAGAGATTTATGAAGATGATGAATCAGCAATTATTTTTACTGATACGCCTGGTTTTCATGAACCATCAAATAAACTAGATTTATTTTTAAATCATGAAATTGAAATTTCATATAAAGAAGCAAATGTAATCTTATTCGTGACAACTATGGACAAGGAATTAGATGCCAATGATTTTGAAATTATTAATTTAATTAAAGAAGCAAATAAAGAAAATATTATTTTAGTCATTTCAAAAGCTGAAATGGCTAAAAATCAAGATCAAATTGATGAAAGAATCCACTTTTTAAAAAAACATATAGCATTTAAGGATGTTGTTCAAATAAGTGCTTTACATGTTATTAACATTGATAAATTAATTAATACAATCAAAAATTACCTTCACAAAGATGTGGTAACCGATTATTTTCGTCAAAAAGCCGAAAAAGAAGATAAATTTGTTATTACTGAAATTATTCGTGAACAATGCTTATTAAATTTAAACCATGAAGTTCCTCACGGTGTTGGTGTAGAAATTGATGAAAGTAAATACAACCAAGAAGCAAATCATTGGATAATTAAAGCTTCAATAATAATTGAAAAAAATTCTCATAAACCTATTATTATTGGCCAAAATGGTACGATGATTAAAAAAATTAGCATGGGGGCAAGAAAGCAGTTGCATGAAATTTATGATTGTCATATTTCATTAACAATTTTTGTTAAAGTTGAAAACAATTGACGTGATAATAATAATATTATTAAATCATTAGGGTATAAAATTAAAAAATAA
- the recO gene encoding DNA repair protein RecO: MAEIITRGYLVARQDYDVFDEILTFINEYGNRFIMFAPGTKRITSKNARALFFGNFLEIQFFYARNDTKLSKLKKVISLDQIDYKYENTYSMLILSELMTKVVNFNVEFYQFYQLILEYIILEYNDYYISCFLLVKFLIMNGVNFNFQACVHCNSSKNIKTFSLADHGLICINCESKIINKIDYEPKALQLWQKLYFATQIKKDEDKDNEIIYKGLLKILNSVLYDQLGIYLTIIKNI, translated from the coding sequence ATGGCTGAAATAATAACTAGAGGATATTTAGTTGCGCGCCAGGATTATGATGTTTTTGATGAAATATTAACATTTATTAATGAATATGGTAATCGTTTTATTATGTTTGCACCTGGAACAAAAAGAATTACTTCTAAGAACGCAAGAGCTTTGTTTTTTGGTAATTTTTTAGAAATACAATTTTTTTATGCAAGAAATGATACAAAACTTTCAAAATTAAAAAAAGTTATTTCTCTAGATCAAATTGATTATAAGTACGAAAATACATATTCAATGCTAATATTAAGCGAATTAATGACTAAAGTTGTTAATTTTAATGTTGAATTCTACCAATTCTATCAGCTAATACTAGAATATATCATTTTAGAATATAATGATTATTATATAAGCTGTTTTTTATTGGTAAAATTTTTAATAATGAATGGAGTTAATTTTAATTTTCAAGCATGTGTTCATTGTAATAGCTCAAAAAATATTAAAACTTTTTCTTTGGCTGATCATGGTCTTATATGTATTAACTGTGAATCTAAAATTATTAATAAAATAGATTATGAACCAAAGGCGTTACAATTATGGCAGAAACTTTATTTTGCAACACAGATAAAAAAAGACGAGGATAAAGATAATGAAATTATATATAAGGGGTTATTAAAAATATTAAATTCTGTTCTTTATGATCAATTAGGAATTTATTTAACGATAATAAAAAATATTTAA
- a CDS encoding glycine--tRNA ligase, whose amino-acid sequence MRYKFKTQEDLVNHLKSVGFVFANSEIYNGLANAWDYGPLGVLLKNNLKNLWWKEFVTKQKNIVGLDSAIILNPLVWKASGHLDNFSDPLIDCKSCKTRYRADKLIESFNKDIHIAENSTNEEFMKVLNDHKIFCPTCKQFNWTDIRHFNLMFKTHQGVIEDPKNIVYLRPETAQGIFVNFKNVQRSMRLHLPFGIAQIGKSFRNEITPGNFIFRTREFEQMEIEFFLKEEIAYDVFDKYLNQIQNWLVTCCGLDLNNLRKHEHPKEELSHYSKKTIDFEYNFLHGFSELYGIAYRTNYDLSVHMNLSKKDLTYFDEETKQKYIPHVIEPSVGVERLLYAILTEATFIEKLANDEDRILMNLKYDLAPYKIAVMPLVNKLKEKAEAVYNKILDLNISVTFDNSGSIGKRYRRQDAIGTIYCITIDYDSFGDEHDPTFTIRERNTMAQKRIKLSELSLYLSQKAHEDFQKQCQK is encoded by the coding sequence ATGAGATATAAATTTAAAACACAAGAAGACTTAGTAAATCATTTAAAATCTGTTGGTTTTGTTTTTGCAAATTCAGAAATATATAATGGATTAGCTAACGCATGAGATTATGGACCATTAGGTGTATTATTAAAAAATAATTTAAAAAATTTGTGGTGGAAGGAATTTGTTACTAAACAAAAAAACATTGTAGGTTTAGATAGTGCCATCATTTTAAACCCCTTAGTATGAAAAGCAAGTGGACATTTAGATAATTTTTCAGACCCATTAATTGATTGTAAAAGTTGTAAAACAAGATATCGTGCTGACAAATTGATTGAATCTTTTAATAAAGATATTCATATTGCTGAAAATTCTACTAATGAAGAATTTATGAAAGTTTTAAATGATCATAAGATCTTCTGTCCTACATGCAAACAATTTAATTGAACTGATATTCGTCATTTTAACCTTATGTTTAAAACACACCAAGGAGTAATTGAAGATCCTAAAAACATCGTTTATTTAAGACCAGAAACCGCTCAAGGTATTTTTGTTAACTTTAAAAATGTTCAGCGATCAATGCGTTTACACTTACCATTTGGGATTGCACAAATAGGTAAATCATTTAGAAATGAAATAACTCCTGGTAATTTTATTTTTAGAACTCGTGAATTTGAACAAATGGAAATTGAATTTTTCTTAAAAGAAGAAATTGCATATGATGTTTTTGATAAATATTTAAACCAAATTCAAAATTGATTAGTTACTTGTTGCGGATTAGATTTGAATAATTTAAGAAAACATGAACATCCCAAAGAAGAATTATCACACTATTCAAAAAAAACAATTGATTTTGAATATAATTTCTTACATGGTTTTTCTGAATTATATGGAATTGCATACCGAACTAATTATGATTTATCTGTGCATATGAATTTATCAAAAAAAGATTTAACATATTTTGATGAAGAAACTAAGCAAAAATATATTCCTCATGTTATTGAACCATCAGTTGGTGTAGAAAGATTATTGTATGCTATTTTAACTGAGGCTACATTTATTGAAAAACTAGCAAATGATGAAGACCGAATTTTAATGAATTTAAAATATGATCTAGCCCCTTATAAAATTGCTGTAATGCCATTAGTTAATAAATTAAAAGAAAAAGCAGAAGCAGTTTATAATAAAATTTTGGATTTAAATATTTCAGTAACTTTTGATAATAGCGGAAGTATAGGCAAACGCTATCGCCGTCAAGATGCTATAGGAACAATTTATTGTATAACAATTGATTATGATTCATTTGGTGATGAACACGATCCTACTTTTACTATTCGTGAACGAAACACAATGGCTCAAAAAAGAATTAAATTATCAGAGTTATCTTTATATTTAAGCCAAAAAGCTCATGAAGATTTTCAAAAGCAATGTCAAAAATAA
- the dnaG gene encoding DNA primase — MSKITNNVFLTIRNAINISDVIQNYIKVIKKGNNYWAICPFHNDTNESLSINDKKQIFKCFACNHAGDVIKFVAEYKKISYALAAQEIVQLMNLDLNLLNHLQKISPQEIKKNKVFDLNKQIQKWFINFLNNKNNIHVIDYLTKRNLNKNDLAYFKIGYAPNNDELLNLIKSNYNNLIQENDEFELNKLIENSFLVIDKNGNYHDFFNDRIIFSIYDHLNNVVGFSGRIITNEKTPKYLNTKTTAVFKKDEVLYNFHNVITIENNHQLFIVEGFMDVITIHKSNKPNVVATMGVELTNKHLELIKSYGIKDLILCFDNDQAGFLATKKQIMKLINSPFNIFIVNHKDNDCKDMDEYANKHGYSATSKLLDQQLHISEFLLLEISNTNKSTPSLKHSYKQECFTIIKKYGDIFYVDKYVDFMKQTFSIEENLLKKVIEELLINKQCNSIQNKKNIQSYQKQTQLTNKLTTSNPKVILTKIDKHFNHLVVIILMNRVFLNRLDTQVRNRLTKEQSLVINIIEDFYLYHFKINNILKNTDSFIEFINKNYSKYTNVINQLTKMVQIIKYNPKFDNIVAFELAKNNFIYEWLNNQIKRLKLINLNLNMNNNQEQIINNEKLIKQYNDEKILLDNLINASLFHKNQ, encoded by the coding sequence ATGTCAAAAATAACTAACAATGTTTTTTTAACAATTCGTAATGCTATAAATATTTCCGATGTTATTCAAAATTACATTAAAGTAATTAAAAAGGGTAATAATTATTGAGCTATTTGTCCATTTCACAATGATACAAATGAATCATTGTCAATCAATGATAAAAAACAAATCTTTAAATGTTTTGCTTGTAATCATGCTGGTGATGTGATTAAATTTGTTGCTGAATATAAAAAGATCTCCTATGCTTTAGCAGCACAAGAGATTGTTCAATTAATGAATTTAGATTTAAACTTATTGAATCATTTACAAAAAATTTCTCCACAAGAAATTAAAAAAAATAAGGTTTTTGATTTAAACAAACAAATTCAAAAATGATTTATTAATTTTTTAAATAATAAAAATAACATTCATGTTATTGATTATTTAACTAAACGAAATTTAAATAAAAATGATTTAGCATATTTTAAAATCGGTTATGCTCCAAATAATGATGAATTATTAAATTTAATAAAATCTAATTATAATAATCTGATACAAGAAAATGACGAGTTTGAATTAAATAAATTAATAGAAAATTCCTTTTTAGTAATTGATAAGAATGGTAATTACCATGATTTTTTTAATGATCGTATTATTTTTAGTATTTATGATCATCTCAATAACGTTGTTGGTTTTAGCGGACGTATAATTACAAATGAGAAAACACCAAAATATTTAAATACTAAAACCACTGCTGTATTTAAAAAAGATGAAGTTCTTTATAATTTTCATAATGTTATCACCATTGAAAATAATCATCAATTATTTATAGTTGAAGGTTTTATGGATGTTATTACAATTCATAAATCTAACAAACCAAACGTTGTAGCAACAATGGGTGTTGAATTAACTAATAAACATTTAGAATTAATTAAAAGCTATGGAATTAAAGATTTAATTTTATGTTTTGATAACGATCAAGCAGGTTTTTTAGCTACTAAAAAACAAATTATGAAATTAATTAATTCCCCATTCAACATTTTTATTGTTAATCATAAAGATAATGATTGCAAAGACATGGATGAATATGCAAATAAGCACGGTTATAGTGCAACAAGTAAGCTATTAGACCAACAACTTCATATTAGTGAATTTTTATTATTAGAAATTAGTAATACAAACAAATCTACCCCCTCACTAAAACACAGTTATAAACAAGAGTGTTTTACAATCATTAAAAAATATGGTGATATTTTTTATGTAGATAAATATGTTGATTTCATGAAACAAACATTTTCAATTGAAGAAAATTTATTAAAAAAAGTTATTGAAGAATTATTAATTAACAAACAATGTAATTCTATTCAAAACAAAAAGAACATTCAATCATATCAAAAACAAACACAACTAACTAATAAACTTACTACTTCAAACCCAAAAGTTATCCTAACAAAAATTGATAAACATTTTAACCACTTAGTAGTAATTATATTAATGAATCGGGTTTTCTTAAACCGTCTTGATACGCAAGTTCGTAACCGGTTAACTAAAGAGCAAAGTTTAGTGATTAATATTATAGAAGACTTTTATTTGTACCATTTTAAGATTAATAATATTTTAAAAAACACTGATTCTTTTATTGAATTTATTAATAAAAACTACAGTAAATATACTAATGTTATTAACCAACTTACAAAAATGGTGCAGATTATTAAATATAACCCTAAGTTTGATAATATAGTGGCATTTGAACTAGCTAAAAATAATTTTATATATGAATGATTAAACAACCAAATTAAACGTTTAAAACTCATCAATCTAAATTTAAATATGAATAATAACCAAGAACAAATCATAAATAATGAAAAATTAATAAAGCAATATAATGATGAAAAAATTTTATTAGACAATTTAATCAATGCTTCTTTATTTCATAAAAATCAATAA